A genomic window from Camelina sativa cultivar DH55 chromosome 2, Cs, whole genome shotgun sequence includes:
- the LOC104742299 gene encoding protein EXORDIUM-like 2: MASNYSFAILLTLLFATTGFSAAALVKEQPLVLKYHNGALLKGNITVNLVWYGKFTPIQRSVIVDFIRSLNSKDASSSSSAAVPSVSSWWKTTEKYKGGSSTLVVGKQLLLENYPLGKSLKNPYLRALSTKLNGGGLRAITVVLTAKDVTVEGFCMNRCGTHGSSGSKPRRAANGAAYVWVGNSETQCPGYCAWPFHQPIYGPQTPPLVAPNGDVGVDGMIINLATLLANTVTNPFNNGYFQGPPTAPLEAVSACPGIFGSGSYPGYAGRVLVDKTTGSSYNARGLAGRKYLLPAMWDPQSSTCKTLV, encoded by the coding sequence ATGGCTTCTAATTACAGTTTTGCCATCTTACTCACTCTTCTCTTCGCCACAACAGGCTTTTCCGCCGCCGCGTTGGTCAAAGAGCAGCCGCTTGTACTCAAATACCACAACGGAGCTCTCTTGAAAGGTAACATCACAGTCAATCTCGTTTGGTACGGGAAATTCACACCGATCCAACGGTCCGTGATCGTCGACTTCATCCGCTCGCTCAACTCCAAAgacgcctcctcctcctcctccgccgcagTTCCTTCCGTCTCATCGTGGTGGAAGACGACTGAGAAATACAAAGGAGGTTCCTCAACGCTCGTCGTCGGGAAACAGCTTCTCCTCGAGAACTACCCTCTCGGAAAATCCCTGAAAAATCCTTACCTCCGTGCTCTGTCCACAAAACTCAACGGCGGAGGACTCCGTGCCATAACCGTCGTTTTAACGGCGAAAGACGTTACCGTCGAAGGGTTCTGTATGAACCGATGCGGGACTCACGGATCATCCGGCTCGAAACCGCGTCGCGCGGCTAACGGCGCTGCTTACGTCTGGGTCGGGAACTCAGAGACGCAGTGCCCTGGATATTGCGCTTGGCCGTTTCACCAGCCTATTTACGGACCACAAACGCCGCCGTTGGTCGCTCCTAACGGTGACGTTGGAGTTGACGGAATGATTATAAACCTCGCCACGCTTCTTGCTAACACCGTCACGAATCCGTTTAACAACGGGTATTTCCAAGGCCCACCAACTGCACCGCTTGAAGCTGTCTCCGCTTGTCCTGGGATATTCGGGTCGGGTTCTTACCCGGGTTATGCGGGTCGGGTACTCGTTGACAAAACCACCGGGTCTAGTTACAACGCACGTGGACTCGCCGGTAGGAAATATCTATTGCCGGCGATGTGGGATCCGCAGAGTTCGACGTGCAAGACTCTTGTTTGA
- the LOC104742317 gene encoding splicing factor 3B subunit 1 isoform X1: MADLDPEIAKTQEERRNMEASLTSLTFDRDLYAGEDRATYLSSIAPNDEEDPNLDATGSLVAQRLASYTAPRAILDDVARPHDEDDDVGFRPRQSISEREDDYRRRRLNRVLSPDRVDAFAMGENTPDPSVRTYADHMQETSLQREKEETMRLIGKKKKEQEEAAKHKKDSAPPPPPPPSSKRRNRWDRPEEEGSASKKAKAESSDWDVTDAAPGIGRWDAPTPGRVSDATPSAGRRNRWDETPTPGRVTDSDGGVTPGATPSGVTWDGTPKGLATPTPKRQRSRWDETPATMGSATPMGGVTPGGAYTPGVTPIGGADMATPTPSQLIFGGAMTPEMHNMKRWEKDIEERNRPLSDEELDAMFPKDGYKVLDPPASYVPIRTPARKLQATPTPMATPGYVIPEENRGQQFDVPQEVPGGLPFMKPEDYQYFGSLLNEENEEELTPEEQKERKIMKLLLKVKNGTPAQRKTALRQLTDKARELGAGPLFNKILPLLMQPTLEDQERHLLVKVIDRILYKLDEMVRPYVHKILVVIEPLLIDEDYYARVEGREIISNLSKAAGLATMIAAMRPDIDNIDEYVRNTTARAFSVVASALGIPALLPFLKAVCQSKKSWQARHTGIKIVQQIAILIGCAVLPHLRSLVEIIEHGLSDENQKVRTITALSLAALAEAAAPYGIESFDSVLKPLWKGIRSHRGKVLAAFLKAIGFIIPLMDAIYASYYTKEVMVILIREFQSPDEEMKKIVLKVVKQCVSTEGVEPDYIRSDILPEFFRQFWVRKMALERRNYKQLVETTVEIANKVGVADIVGRVVEDLKDESEPYRRMVMETIDKVVTNLGASDIDSRLEELLIDGILYAFQEQTSDDANVMLNGFGAVVNALGQRVKPYLPQICGTIKWRLNNKSAKVRQQAADLISRIAVVMKQCGEEQLMGHLGVVLYEYLGEEYPEVLGSILGALKAIVNVIGMTKMTPPIKDLLPRLTPILKNRHEKVQENCIDLVGRIADRGAEFVPAREWMRICFELLEMLKAHKKGIRRATVNTFGYIAKAIGPQDVLATLLNNLKVQERQNRVCTTVAIAIVAETCSPFTVLPALMNEYRVPELNVQNGVLKSLSFLFEYIGEMGKDYIYAVTPLLEDALMDRDLVHRQTAASAVKHMALGVAGLGCEDALVHLLNFIWPNIFETSPHVINAVMEAIEGMRVALGAAVILNYCLQGLFHPARKVREVYWKIYNSLYIGAQDTLVAAYPVLEDEQNNVFSRPELTMFV; the protein is encoded by the exons ATGGCGGATCTAGATCCAGAGATCGCTAAAACCCAAGAGGAGAGACGGAACATGGAAGCATCTCTCACTTCTTTGACTTTCGATCGCGATCTATACGCAGGTGAGGACCGTGCAACCTACTTGTCTTCTATCGCGCCTAACGATGAAGAGGATCCGAATCTGGACGCCACTGGTTCTCTTGTGGCTCAGCGTCTCGCGTCTTACACTGCTCCTAGGGCTATTCTCGACGACGTGGCTCGTCCTCACGACGAAGATGACGATGTGGGATTTAGACCTAGGCAGAGTATTTCGGAACGTGAGGATGATTATAGGAGAAGGAGACTTAATCGGGTTCTTTCTCCTGATAGAGTTGATGCGTTTGCTATGGGCGAGAATACGCCGGATCCGAGTGTTCGAACCTACGCGGACCATATGCAGGAGACTTCTTTGCAGAGGGAGAAAGAGGAAACTATGAGGCTTATtggtaagaaaaagaaagagcaagaagaagctgCAAAGCATAAGAAGGATtctgctc ctcctcctcctcctcctccttcttccaaGAGGAGAAACAGGTGGGATCGccctgaagaagaaggttctgCTTCAAAGAAAGCTAAAGCAGAAAGTTCAGATTGGGATGTGACTGATGCAGCTCCAGGGATTGGACGATGGGATGCTCCAACTCCAGGGAGAGTTTCTGATGCCACACCATCTGCTGGACGAAGGAACAGGTGGGACGAAACTCCTACACCTGGTCGTGTGACTGATTCTGATGGTGGTGTTACTCCCGGCGCAACTCCTTCAGGTGTTACTTGGGACGGTACTCCAAAAGGGCTTGCCACACCTACCCCTAAACGCCAACGTTCAAGGTGGGACGAAACTCCAGCCACTATGGGGAGTGCTACACCTATGGGTGGTGTCACTCCTGGTGGAGCTTACACTCCTGGTGTTACCCCAATCGGTGGGGCTGATATGGCTACTCCCACTCCGAGTCAGCTAATTTTCGGTGGTGCTATGACCCCCGAGATGCACAATATGAAAAGGTGGGAGAAGGATATCGAGGAGAGAAACAGACCATTGTCTGATGAAGAGCTTGATGCCATGTTTCCTAAAGATGGGTATAAGGTTTTGGATCCGCCTGCTTCATATGTTCCCATCAGAACCCCTGCGAGGAAACTTCAGGCAACCCCGACACCCATGGCAACTCCAGGCTATGTTATTCCCGAGGAAAACCGCGGGCAACAGTTTGATGTGCCCCAagaggttcctggtggtttgcCGTTTATGAAACCAGAGGATTATCAGTATTTTGGTTCTCTGTTGAATGAAGAGAACGAAGAAGAGCTGACTCCTGAAGAGCAGAAAGAACGCAAGATAATGAAACTGTTGTTAAAGGTTAAAAACGGAACTCCTGCCCAGAGGAAAACAGCGTTGAGGCAGCTTACTGATAAGGCTCGTGAGCTTGGTGCTGGTcctttgtttaataaaattttgccATTGCTCATGCAACCCACTTTGGAAGATCAAGAGAGGCATCTTTTGGTCAAAGTGATTGATAGGATTCTGTACAAACTGGATGAGATGGTAAGGCCTTACGTCCACAAAATCCTTGTTGTTATTGAGCCTTTGCTGATTGATGAAGATTATTATGCTCGGGTAGAAGGGAGGGAGATTATTTCTAACCTTAGCAAAGCAGCTGGTTTAGCCACTATGATTGCAGCTATGCGTCCTGATATTGACAACATCGATGAATATGTGAGAAACACCACAGCGAGAGCTTTCAGTGTGGTGGCTTCAGCTCTTGGAATCCCAGCACTCTTGCCTTTCCTGAAAGCCGTGTGCCAGAGTAAAAAGTCATGGCAGGCACGGCACACTGGAATTAAGATTGTTCAGCAGATTGCAATACTAATTGGCTGTGCCGTCCTGCCTCACTTAAGGTCGTTAGTAGAGATTATCGAACATGGTCTCAGCGATGAAAACCAGAAGGTTAGGACTATTACCGCTTTGTCACTGGCTGCGCTTGCTGAAGCTGCTGCTCCATATGGTATTGAAAGCTTTGATTCTGTTCTGAAGCCTTTGTGGAAAGGTATTAGGTCACACCGTGGTAAAGTTTTAGCTGCTTTCTTGAAGGCGATTGGTTTTATCATCCCCTTGATGGATGCTATATATGCGAGCTACTATACAAAAGAGGTGATGGTTATATTGATTCGTGAGTTCCAGTCGCCGgatgaagagatgaagaagattgtCCTCAAGGTGGTGAAACAGTGTGTAAGTACAGAGGGTGTTGAACCGGATTATATTCGCAGTGATATTCTGCCAGAGTTTTTCAGGCAATTCTGGGTTAGGAAAATGGCTCTGGAAAGGAGAAACTACAAGCAGCTTGTTGAAACTACCGTCGAGATTGCCAACAAGGTTGGTGTTGCAGATATTGTGGGAAGAGTTGTTGAAGATCTCAAGGACGAGAGTGAACCATATCGACGTATGGTTATGGAAACCATTGACAAGGTTGTCACAAACTTAGGAGCATCTGATATTGATTCGAGATTGGAGGAACTGCTTATAGATGGCATTCTTTATGCTTTCCAAGAACAGACTAGTGACGATGCTAATGTGATGCTTAATGGATTTGGTGCTGTAGTGAATGCTCTTGGTCAGCGAGTAAAGCCTTATCTTCCCCAGATATGTGGTACCATCAAGTGGCGATTAAACAACAAGAGTGCAAAGGTCAGACAACAAGCTGCTGATCTGATTTCTAGAATTGCTGTTGTTATGAAGCAATGTGGAGAGGAACAGTTGATGGGACATCTTGGTGTTGTCTTGTATGAATATCTTGGAGAAGAGTACCCAGAAGTCTTGGGATCAATTCTTGGAGCTTTGAAAGCTATAGTCAATGTGATTGGTATGACAAAGATGACTCCTCCTATTAAGGATCTGCTTCCGAGACTGACCCCGATTTTGAAGAACAGACACGAGAAAGTGCAAGAGAATTGTATTGACCTGGTTGGTAGGATTGCAGATCGTGGTGCTGAGTTTGTTCCAGCCAGAGAATGGATGAGAATCTGTTTTGAGCTTCTTGAAATGCTCAAGGCTCATAAGAAAGGTATTCGTCGTGCCACGGTCAACACTTTCGGGTACATCGCCAAAGCCATTGGACCACAGGACGTTCTTGCCACGTTACTGAACAACCTCAAAGTCCAAGAACGTCAGAACCGTGTTTGCACCACAGTCGCCATCGCCATTGTCGCTGAAACATGCTCTCCCTTCACCGTCTTACCTGCTTTGATGAATGAGTACCGTGTTCCAGAGCTAAACGTCCAAAATGGTGTTCTGAAATCTCTTTCCTTCCTCTTCGAGTACATTGGAGAAATGGGCAAAGATTACATATACGCAGTCACACCGTTGCTAGAGGATGCGCTCATGGACAGAGACTTGGTTCACAGACAAACCGCCGCTTCAGCCGTGAAACATATGGCATTAGGTGTAGCTGGTTTGGGATGTGAAGACGCTTTGGTTCACTTGCTTAACTTCATTTGGCCCAACATATTTGAGACATCTCCCCACGTCATTAACGCGGTGATGGAAGCCATTGAAGGAATGCGAGTTGCATTAGGTGCAGCTGTAATTCTGAACTATTGTTTGCAGGGTTTGTTTCATCCAGCACGTAAAGTCCGCGAAGTGTACTGGAAGATTTACAACTCTCTATACATTGGTGCTCAGGACACGCTTGTTGCTGCTTACCCGGTGCTTGAAGATGAGCAGAACAATGTTTTCAGCCGACCAGAGCTAACTATGTTTGTGTGA
- the LOC104742317 gene encoding splicing factor 3B subunit 1 isoform X2, with the protein MADLDPEIAKTQEERRNMEASLTSLTFDRDLYAGEDRATYLSSIAPNDEEDPNLDATGSLVAQRLASYTAPRAILDDVARPHDEDDDVGFRPRQSISEREDDYRRRRLNRVLSPDRVDAFAMGENTPDPSVRTYADHMQETSLQREKEETMRLIGKKKKEQEEAAKHKKDSAPPPPPPSSKRRNRWDRPEEEGSASKKAKAESSDWDVTDAAPGIGRWDAPTPGRVSDATPSAGRRNRWDETPTPGRVTDSDGGVTPGATPSGVTWDGTPKGLATPTPKRQRSRWDETPATMGSATPMGGVTPGGAYTPGVTPIGGADMATPTPSQLIFGGAMTPEMHNMKRWEKDIEERNRPLSDEELDAMFPKDGYKVLDPPASYVPIRTPARKLQATPTPMATPGYVIPEENRGQQFDVPQEVPGGLPFMKPEDYQYFGSLLNEENEEELTPEEQKERKIMKLLLKVKNGTPAQRKTALRQLTDKARELGAGPLFNKILPLLMQPTLEDQERHLLVKVIDRILYKLDEMVRPYVHKILVVIEPLLIDEDYYARVEGREIISNLSKAAGLATMIAAMRPDIDNIDEYVRNTTARAFSVVASALGIPALLPFLKAVCQSKKSWQARHTGIKIVQQIAILIGCAVLPHLRSLVEIIEHGLSDENQKVRTITALSLAALAEAAAPYGIESFDSVLKPLWKGIRSHRGKVLAAFLKAIGFIIPLMDAIYASYYTKEVMVILIREFQSPDEEMKKIVLKVVKQCVSTEGVEPDYIRSDILPEFFRQFWVRKMALERRNYKQLVETTVEIANKVGVADIVGRVVEDLKDESEPYRRMVMETIDKVVTNLGASDIDSRLEELLIDGILYAFQEQTSDDANVMLNGFGAVVNALGQRVKPYLPQICGTIKWRLNNKSAKVRQQAADLISRIAVVMKQCGEEQLMGHLGVVLYEYLGEEYPEVLGSILGALKAIVNVIGMTKMTPPIKDLLPRLTPILKNRHEKVQENCIDLVGRIADRGAEFVPAREWMRICFELLEMLKAHKKGIRRATVNTFGYIAKAIGPQDVLATLLNNLKVQERQNRVCTTVAIAIVAETCSPFTVLPALMNEYRVPELNVQNGVLKSLSFLFEYIGEMGKDYIYAVTPLLEDALMDRDLVHRQTAASAVKHMALGVAGLGCEDALVHLLNFIWPNIFETSPHVINAVMEAIEGMRVALGAAVILNYCLQGLFHPARKVREVYWKIYNSLYIGAQDTLVAAYPVLEDEQNNVFSRPELTMFV; encoded by the exons ATGGCGGATCTAGATCCAGAGATCGCTAAAACCCAAGAGGAGAGACGGAACATGGAAGCATCTCTCACTTCTTTGACTTTCGATCGCGATCTATACGCAGGTGAGGACCGTGCAACCTACTTGTCTTCTATCGCGCCTAACGATGAAGAGGATCCGAATCTGGACGCCACTGGTTCTCTTGTGGCTCAGCGTCTCGCGTCTTACACTGCTCCTAGGGCTATTCTCGACGACGTGGCTCGTCCTCACGACGAAGATGACGATGTGGGATTTAGACCTAGGCAGAGTATTTCGGAACGTGAGGATGATTATAGGAGAAGGAGACTTAATCGGGTTCTTTCTCCTGATAGAGTTGATGCGTTTGCTATGGGCGAGAATACGCCGGATCCGAGTGTTCGAACCTACGCGGACCATATGCAGGAGACTTCTTTGCAGAGGGAGAAAGAGGAAACTATGAGGCTTATtggtaagaaaaagaaagagcaagaagaagctgCAAAGCATAAGAAGGATtctg ctcctcctcctcctcctccttcttccaaGAGGAGAAACAGGTGGGATCGccctgaagaagaaggttctgCTTCAAAGAAAGCTAAAGCAGAAAGTTCAGATTGGGATGTGACTGATGCAGCTCCAGGGATTGGACGATGGGATGCTCCAACTCCAGGGAGAGTTTCTGATGCCACACCATCTGCTGGACGAAGGAACAGGTGGGACGAAACTCCTACACCTGGTCGTGTGACTGATTCTGATGGTGGTGTTACTCCCGGCGCAACTCCTTCAGGTGTTACTTGGGACGGTACTCCAAAAGGGCTTGCCACACCTACCCCTAAACGCCAACGTTCAAGGTGGGACGAAACTCCAGCCACTATGGGGAGTGCTACACCTATGGGTGGTGTCACTCCTGGTGGAGCTTACACTCCTGGTGTTACCCCAATCGGTGGGGCTGATATGGCTACTCCCACTCCGAGTCAGCTAATTTTCGGTGGTGCTATGACCCCCGAGATGCACAATATGAAAAGGTGGGAGAAGGATATCGAGGAGAGAAACAGACCATTGTCTGATGAAGAGCTTGATGCCATGTTTCCTAAAGATGGGTATAAGGTTTTGGATCCGCCTGCTTCATATGTTCCCATCAGAACCCCTGCGAGGAAACTTCAGGCAACCCCGACACCCATGGCAACTCCAGGCTATGTTATTCCCGAGGAAAACCGCGGGCAACAGTTTGATGTGCCCCAagaggttcctggtggtttgcCGTTTATGAAACCAGAGGATTATCAGTATTTTGGTTCTCTGTTGAATGAAGAGAACGAAGAAGAGCTGACTCCTGAAGAGCAGAAAGAACGCAAGATAATGAAACTGTTGTTAAAGGTTAAAAACGGAACTCCTGCCCAGAGGAAAACAGCGTTGAGGCAGCTTACTGATAAGGCTCGTGAGCTTGGTGCTGGTcctttgtttaataaaattttgccATTGCTCATGCAACCCACTTTGGAAGATCAAGAGAGGCATCTTTTGGTCAAAGTGATTGATAGGATTCTGTACAAACTGGATGAGATGGTAAGGCCTTACGTCCACAAAATCCTTGTTGTTATTGAGCCTTTGCTGATTGATGAAGATTATTATGCTCGGGTAGAAGGGAGGGAGATTATTTCTAACCTTAGCAAAGCAGCTGGTTTAGCCACTATGATTGCAGCTATGCGTCCTGATATTGACAACATCGATGAATATGTGAGAAACACCACAGCGAGAGCTTTCAGTGTGGTGGCTTCAGCTCTTGGAATCCCAGCACTCTTGCCTTTCCTGAAAGCCGTGTGCCAGAGTAAAAAGTCATGGCAGGCACGGCACACTGGAATTAAGATTGTTCAGCAGATTGCAATACTAATTGGCTGTGCCGTCCTGCCTCACTTAAGGTCGTTAGTAGAGATTATCGAACATGGTCTCAGCGATGAAAACCAGAAGGTTAGGACTATTACCGCTTTGTCACTGGCTGCGCTTGCTGAAGCTGCTGCTCCATATGGTATTGAAAGCTTTGATTCTGTTCTGAAGCCTTTGTGGAAAGGTATTAGGTCACACCGTGGTAAAGTTTTAGCTGCTTTCTTGAAGGCGATTGGTTTTATCATCCCCTTGATGGATGCTATATATGCGAGCTACTATACAAAAGAGGTGATGGTTATATTGATTCGTGAGTTCCAGTCGCCGgatgaagagatgaagaagattgtCCTCAAGGTGGTGAAACAGTGTGTAAGTACAGAGGGTGTTGAACCGGATTATATTCGCAGTGATATTCTGCCAGAGTTTTTCAGGCAATTCTGGGTTAGGAAAATGGCTCTGGAAAGGAGAAACTACAAGCAGCTTGTTGAAACTACCGTCGAGATTGCCAACAAGGTTGGTGTTGCAGATATTGTGGGAAGAGTTGTTGAAGATCTCAAGGACGAGAGTGAACCATATCGACGTATGGTTATGGAAACCATTGACAAGGTTGTCACAAACTTAGGAGCATCTGATATTGATTCGAGATTGGAGGAACTGCTTATAGATGGCATTCTTTATGCTTTCCAAGAACAGACTAGTGACGATGCTAATGTGATGCTTAATGGATTTGGTGCTGTAGTGAATGCTCTTGGTCAGCGAGTAAAGCCTTATCTTCCCCAGATATGTGGTACCATCAAGTGGCGATTAAACAACAAGAGTGCAAAGGTCAGACAACAAGCTGCTGATCTGATTTCTAGAATTGCTGTTGTTATGAAGCAATGTGGAGAGGAACAGTTGATGGGACATCTTGGTGTTGTCTTGTATGAATATCTTGGAGAAGAGTACCCAGAAGTCTTGGGATCAATTCTTGGAGCTTTGAAAGCTATAGTCAATGTGATTGGTATGACAAAGATGACTCCTCCTATTAAGGATCTGCTTCCGAGACTGACCCCGATTTTGAAGAACAGACACGAGAAAGTGCAAGAGAATTGTATTGACCTGGTTGGTAGGATTGCAGATCGTGGTGCTGAGTTTGTTCCAGCCAGAGAATGGATGAGAATCTGTTTTGAGCTTCTTGAAATGCTCAAGGCTCATAAGAAAGGTATTCGTCGTGCCACGGTCAACACTTTCGGGTACATCGCCAAAGCCATTGGACCACAGGACGTTCTTGCCACGTTACTGAACAACCTCAAAGTCCAAGAACGTCAGAACCGTGTTTGCACCACAGTCGCCATCGCCATTGTCGCTGAAACATGCTCTCCCTTCACCGTCTTACCTGCTTTGATGAATGAGTACCGTGTTCCAGAGCTAAACGTCCAAAATGGTGTTCTGAAATCTCTTTCCTTCCTCTTCGAGTACATTGGAGAAATGGGCAAAGATTACATATACGCAGTCACACCGTTGCTAGAGGATGCGCTCATGGACAGAGACTTGGTTCACAGACAAACCGCCGCTTCAGCCGTGAAACATATGGCATTAGGTGTAGCTGGTTTGGGATGTGAAGACGCTTTGGTTCACTTGCTTAACTTCATTTGGCCCAACATATTTGAGACATCTCCCCACGTCATTAACGCGGTGATGGAAGCCATTGAAGGAATGCGAGTTGCATTAGGTGCAGCTGTAATTCTGAACTATTGTTTGCAGGGTTTGTTTCATCCAGCACGTAAAGTCCGCGAAGTGTACTGGAAGATTTACAACTCTCTATACATTGGTGCTCAGGACACGCTTGTTGCTGCTTACCCGGTGCTTGAAGATGAGCAGAACAATGTTTTCAGCCGACCAGAGCTAACTATGTTTGTGTGA
- the LOC104742307 gene encoding dicarboxylate transporter 2.2, chloroplastic, whose amino-acid sequence MESLALLRSLSVSTSSSATHLNFRRYHPKSLSFNSSPTLRSLSISSTRFTLHATASSSPENQNEPLPPPPPPPPQQQQGAKLIPLAISISIGLIVRFIIPRPEQVTSQGWQLLSVFLFTISGLVLGPLPVGAWAFIGLTASIVTKTLPFSTAFAAFTNELIWLIAISFFFARGFIKTGLGDRIATYFVRCLGKSTLGLSYGLAFCDMLMGLIMPSTMARAGGVFLPVIKSLSLSAGSYPGDPSSRKLGSFLIQTQLQCSGASGAILLTSAAQNLLCLKLAREVGVVISNPWITWFKVASVPAFVSLLCTPLIIYKIYPPELKHTPEAPAAAAKKLERLGPITKNEWIMLASMAFTVSLWVFGEAIGIASVVSAMIGLSTLLLLGVINWDDCLSDKSAWDSLTWFAVLIGMAGQLTNLGVVAWMSDCVAKLLQSLSLTWPASFIILQACYLLIHYLFASQTGHAGALYSPFLAMQIAAGVPGVLAALCLAFNNNLSGALAHYSGGPAALYYGAGYVDLSDMFRLGFVMALVQAVIWGGVGSFWWKFLGLY is encoded by the exons ATGGAGAGTTTGGCACTCCTCCGTTCTCTCTCAGTCTCCACTTCTTCATCAGCCACACATCTCAACTTCCGCCGTTATCACCCCAAATCATTATCATTCAACTCATCCCCAACGCTCCGATCACTCTCCATCTCCTCAACTCGATTCACACTCCACGCCACCGCCTCTTCCTCGCCGGAGAATCAAAACgaacctcttcctcctcctcctcctccgcctccgcaACAGCAGCAAGGAGCGAAGCTCATCCCTCTggcaatctcaatctcaatagGTCTCATAGTGAGATTCATAATCCCAAGACCAGAACAAGTAACCTCACAAGGATGGCAATTACTGTCAGTGTTCCTCTTCACAATCTCAGGTCTCGTCCTTGGTCCTCTCCCAGTAGGTGCTTGGGCTTTCATTGGCTTAACCGCTTCAATCGTCACAAAAACGCTTCCTTTCTCAACCGCTTTCGCCGCTTTTACAAACGAGCTCATTTGGCTTATCgccatttctttcttcttcgctCGTGGTTTCATCAAAACTGGTCTTGGCGACAGGATCGCTACTTACTTTGTGAGATGTCTTGGCAAAAGCACTCTTGGTTTGTCTTATGGTCTTGCCTTTTGTGACATGCTTATGGGTTTGATTATGCCCTCTACCATGGCTAGAGCCGGTGGCGTTTTCTTGCCCGTcattaaatctctctctctctccgccgGAAGTTATCCCGGTGACCCTTCTTCCAGAAAACTCGGTTCTTTTCTTATTCAAACCCAGTTGCAG TGTTCAGGAGCTTCTGGTGCGATTCTTCTGACATCAGCTGCACAAAACTTGTTATGTCTTAAACTAGCTAGAGAAGTTGGTGTTGTAATTTCGAATCCATGGATCACTTGGTTTAAAGTGGCGAGTGTTCCTGcgtttgtttctcttctttgtaCTCCTCTCATTATCTACAAGATTTACCCTCCTGAGCTGAAACACACACCAGAAGCTCCCGCTGCAgctgctaagaagcttgaacgATTAGGTCCCATCACGAAAAACGAATGGATCATGCTCGCCTCTATGGCTTTCACCGTCTCTCTTTGGGTTTTCGG AGAGGCAATAGGAATAGCAAGCGTTGTATCGGCCATGATCGGTCTATCAACGCTTCTGCTGTTAGGAGTCATAAACTGGGACGATTGTCTCAGTGACAAATCAGCTTGGGACTCGCTCACTTGGTTTGCGGTTTTGATTGGTATGGCTGGACAGCTAACGAACCTCGGTGTCGTTGCTTGGATGTCGGATTGTGTGGCAAAACTGCTACAATCACTCTCCCTGACTTGGCCAGCTTCATTTATTATTCTCCAGGCTTGTTATCTCTTGATACATTACCTATTTGCAAGCCAGACTGGTCACGCAGGAGCACTCTATTCCCCTTTCTTGGCGATGCAAATCGCTGCTGGAGTGCCAGGGGTTCTAGCAGCACTTTGCTTGGCTttcaacaacaatctctctggtGCTTTGGCACATTATAGTGGTGGACCAGCTGCTTTATATTACGGAG CTGGATATGTAGATCTGAGTGATATGTTTAGACTCGGGTTCGTGATGGCTCTTGTACAAGCGGTCATCTGGGGAGGTGTTGGATCTTTTTGGTGGAAATTTTTGGGTCTCTACTGA